GCTATCTCCCCTTTAACAGCTATCTCCCCTTTAACAGCTATCTCCCCTTTAACAGCTATATCCCCTTTAACAGCTATATCCCCTTTAACAGCTATCTCCCCTTTAACAGCTATCTCCCCTTTAACAGCTATATCCCCTTTAACAGCTATCTCCCCTTTAACAGCTATCTCCCCTTTAACAGCTATCTCCCCTTTAACAGCTATCTCCCCTATAACAGCTATATCCCCTTTAACAGCTATATCCCCTTTAACAGCTATCTCCCCTTTAACAGCTATCTCCCCTTTAACAGCTATCTCCCCTTTAACAGCTATCTCCCCTTTAACAGCTATCTCCCCTTTAACAGCTATCTCCCCTATAACAGCTATCTCCCCTTTAACAGCTATCTCCCCTTTAACAGCTATCTCCCCTTTAACAGCTATCTCCCCTTTAACAGCTATCTCCCCTATAACAGCTATCTCCCCTTTAACAGCTATCTCCCCTATAACAGCTATATCCCCTTTAACAGCTATCTCCCCTATAACAGCTATATCCCCTTTAACAGCTATCTCCCCTATAACAGCTATCTCCCCTTTAACAGCTATCTCCCCTTTAACAGCTATCTCCCCTTTAACATCTCCCCTTTAACAGCTATCTCCCCTATAACAGCTATATCCCCTTTAAAGTAATACATTTCCTCTACTTCTATGAGTCTTTTGGTCATTTGTAAATAAACTGAACAGGTATGTACCACCACGGACTGTGCTGGACTGTGTATACTCTGAAAGGTATACAGCCacgttggtgatttactgctACCTGCAGTTCTGGAATGTTTTTGTCCAATAATAATCCAATAACCAGGTTTCCAAGTTGTGTTGTGCTTGTAGAGCTGACTAATGATAATGGACtgatggtgacacacacacacacacacacacacacacacacacacacacacacacacacacacacacacacagagtgcctGTAGAGCTGAGTAATGACAAGCGGCTGATGTagcacacacagacctacagaaCTGCAGAGCTTTCAGAGGCGCTCCACACACAGATCTACAGAACTGTAGAGCTTTCAGAGGCAtcccacacacagacctacagacagacctacagacagacacatttgTTCTGAGGGCTTACATATGAGCAGACTACCATTCTCTCTGGTTGCTTCTCAAATGACATTGACCATGGCCATTGTGAATAGGGTAGCATTTGGGAAACACCCTCTGCCATGAGCAGCAGAGAAACATGGCTGAAGAGATTTAACGGTCTGAGTAGCAGTTCTAATATTCTGTAATCCATCATCGGTACAGGCCTGCACCCACCTGGAATCTGAGgcagaggacaggacagtgaattgattaatgaatgaatgggcatatggatggatggatggatggatggatggcatATACAGGTAGGTATGAATGTGTATGAGAAAGTGAATGAATGAACGAATGAATGAACAAATGAATGAATATTTAACACGAGGTGATAGCCACTTTTATCCCgtgttaaatgtgttattttaataTGCGATTGCACCCTGGACTCTAGGCAGGTGTTCCCACATCCAGTCAACCTGTCAGTGATGACTGTACTGACTTCATCAGTTTCTAACTGTGGACACTAATGTTGTAGTGTATATTCATGTTGAATCTGACATGAATATGTATGTTAAGTCTGAACATCTCATTTTGCAACAGGTGCAGTGAGGACTGACCAGTCTTGAGATGGAGAGCTGACTAGAGTTTGGTTTGTGGGATGGAACTGAAGGATTTTGGGTACTGGCCAGCTGGGCTACTAGACTGCGGTTTCTACTAGCCCAGGTAACATTCAGGTCCTAAATCTGCGCCATGCAACGTTTATAAAGACAACATTTCACTGGCCAGCCGGGCTAGTTGGGCATATTTTCTACTAGCCTAGTCTGAAAAGTACTAGACTCGGGCTAGAGGACTGGCTTAATATCCAGATCTCACTGATTGCTATTGGCTACATACCAGTGGCTTGACAGTGTAAGCACCCTCAAGTCCCAATGAACAGCTGATAGGGAATATTCTGGAATAAGTTACCCTCTGAtttgaggtttgtgtgtgtgtggaccttcAACTCTGTACAATGTAACTGTAAGGCAGATGTGCACTGAACATGAAATCTGTCAGTGCACTTCTGCCTCTATTGTTTAATTGTCATGCTCTTACTAACAATAATAAGAAACTATGGAAATAATTGTACCCTTAGCTGAAAAGCAAAAGCAATtgtatttaaaaatgtataccaTTACAACGACACAACACGCTTACAGAACTAAGAGGGAAACAAAGGACAGGGTGCGTGGGGGAGGGGGGCTGAGGGCCATGCTATGGAAGGCCCTCCTACATCCCTCACCAGTGATTGGCCTTCTGATGTTATGGAAGGCCCTCCTACATCCCTCCCCAGTGATTGGCCATCTGATGTTATGGAAGGCCCTCCTACATCCCTCACCAGTGATTGGCCTTCTGATGTTATGGAAGGCCCTCCTACATCCCTCCCCAGTGATTGGCCATCTGATGTTATGGAAGGCCCTCCTACATCCCTCCCCAGTGATTGGCCTTCTGATGTTATGGAAGGCCCTCCTACATCCCTCCCCAGTGATTGGCCATCTGATGTTATGGAAGGCCCTCCTACATCCCTCCCCAGTGATTGGCCATCTGATGTTATGGAAGGCCCTCCTTCTTCCCGCCCCAGTGATTGGCCATCTGATGTTATGGAAGGCCCTCCTTCTTCCCGCCCCAGTTATTGGCCATCTGATGTTATGGAAGGCCCTCCTTCTTCCCGCCCCAGTGATTGGCCTTCTGATGTTATGGAAGGCCCTCCTTCTTCCCGCCCCAGTGATTGGCCATCTGATGTTATGGAAGGCCCCCCTTTTCCCTCCCCAGTGATTGGCCATCTGATGTTATGGAAGGCCCTCCTTCTTCCCGCCCCAGTGATTGGCCTTCTGATGTTATGGAAGGCCCTCCTTCTTCCCGCCCCAGTGATTGGCCATCTGATGTTATGGAAGGCCCTCCTACATCCCTCCCCAGTGATTGGCCATCTGATGTTATGGAAGGCCCTCCTACATCCCTCCCCAGTGATTGGCCATCTGATGTTATGGAAGGCCCTCCTACATCCCTCCCCAGTGATTGGCCTTCTGATGTTATGGAAGGCCCTCCTACATCCCTCCCCAGTGATTGACCTTCTGATGTTATGGAAGGCCCTCCTTCTTCCCGCCCCAGTGATTGGCCATCTGATGTTATGGAAGGCCCTCCTACATCCCTCCCCAGTGATTGACCATCTGATGTTATGGAAGGCCCTCCTTCTTCCCGCCCCAGTGATTGGCCTTCTGCGTTTGAACAGcatttctttctcttctttcccaatgctctcctcccctcctgtctgGGCCCAGCTAATCTCCAGAACAGGGAGGAATCCAACTTGATTGAACTTCCGCAcaaagattattattattattccaatGCAATTATTTGCACTAAAGGGTGAGTTACTCTGTTATGCCTGAAGTTGATTGGCTCTCATGGGTAGGTCATTTATTGTAGAGCACGTTGACTGTGACGGTTGTCCTGATTAGTAAGTGGTTGGCTTGCCTTTTAGCCTGACAAATATTGCTCTCTGTGTTGCAGGTATTGGGACAATTCAGCTAGCATTCAATTCAACTTTTTTCTCATGCTTGTGGTCAAAAATCACTGCTTTTGCTGTGGCAATTCTGACATTTATTTGACTGGTTTATGTGGAAATAGTGCAGTGATTGGTCAATTAGCAACCCCTCGCATAATATGGAGGGTATTGTTGATTCAATCGcagaatcctggagggactgcTTTATCCTTATTCTTTAacgcactctctttctctctctcacacacacatatgcaaccatacacacacactcacacacactccctgtgtgcccaTACATGTAATCAGAGCCTGGCAGTGGCCCATGGAAATCTCATCAGCAGGTGGGATgcgacagtgtgtgtgagacttTTGATGGTGGTGAAGGCCTGTGAGGCGTGAAGGGGGCGGATGTGTTTGGGGCAGAGGGTCAAGGACAGGTTGGGGTGGTGGGGGTGGCTCTTTGAGCCATgtggatggaggagggatgaCTTACAAGCAATCTGGGGTGCGGGTGCTAGTCAGCACTGGcatttacacacaaaaacacagacacacaccctctGTCTGAGACAGAACGTGCCTCGACTCCGGATGACAGGATGAAAGCCAGGTCAGACAAGGTTTAGATAGGGAAAGAGGTAAAGATGTGTGATTAAAAAAGACAGTGTTCTCTCAACCATTGTGTCAGTATACAACCTGAATctctgagatgaatataccagcGATGCACAGCCTGTCAGTACAGAAAATAATACCATTTTAAATTACAGTCAGAGCCTTTTAAAGGTGAGATCCAAGCACAATAGCACTGCATACAAAACAGGTTCTCTCTTGTGCTGTTAGCAAAAGACACCCACTTACATTGAAATTCAGAAGCATTTCTGAGTCTATACATTTGACATGTACCTGTACTGCTACTGTCTTGAATGCTTGTGTGTGGGT
The genomic region above belongs to Oncorhynchus mykiss isolate Arlee chromosome 6, USDA_OmykA_1.1, whole genome shotgun sequence and contains:
- the LOC118964950 gene encoding uncharacterized protein LOC118964950, whose amino-acid sequence is MEGPPTSLTSDWPSDVMEGPPTSLPSDWPSDVMEGPPTSLTSDWPSDVMEGPPTSLPSDWPSDVMEGPPTSLPSDWPSDVMEGPPTSLPSDWPSDVMEGPPTSLPSDWPSDVMEGPPSSRPSDWPSDVMEGPPSSRPSYWPSDVMEGPPSSRPSDWPSDVMEGPPSSRPSDWPSDVMEGPPFPSPVIGHLMLWKALLLPAPVIGLLMLWKALLLPAPVIGHLMLWKALLHPSPVIGHLMLWKALLHPSPVIGHLMLWKALLHPSPVIGLLMLWKALLHPSPVIDLLMLWKALLLPAPVIGHLMLWKALLHPSPVIDHLMLWKALLLPAPVIGLLRLNSISFSSFPMLSSPPVWAQLISRTGRNPT